The Agrococcus carbonis genome has a window encoding:
- a CDS encoding heavy metal translocating P-type ATPase, with translation MSHPEHDHEHEHDRRADGGDRAHVAEASPTAERDTTAPPGHAAHAAHTHHAGHAGHTGHAGHAGHADPDAHASHAGHVAHDAPSGHAEHAGHNAHADHAGHAGHAGHAGHGDHVAVYRRMFWWMLALAVPTVLLSGMFASIVGYALPQWPGLAWVSPVLGTVMYAVGGRPFLTGAVDELRARKPGMMLLIGLAITVAFIASWASTLGFADHHLDFWWELALLIVIMLLGHWIEMRSLAQTSSALDSLAALLPDEAERVVDGGTERVAPDALRVDDLVVVRPGSRVPADGVVVDGAASLDESMITGESRPVARGVGDRVVAGTVATDSGLRVRVDAVGDETALAGIRRLVADAQASTSKAQRLADRAAGWLFWFALVAAAITAAAWTLVGMPDDAVVRAVTVLVIACPHALGLAIPLVVSIATERAARGGVLIADRLALETMRQVDVVLFDKTGTLTAGEPVVLEARPAERGPVAGDADRLLALAAAAEAPSEHPLARAIVRAADDARLGVPDASDFASSPAVGVTARVEGAGVRVGGPHMLEEEGLEGLPGLDEWRAEGAIVLHVVVDGALAGALRLADGIRPESREAVDALHALGVEVAMVTGDAEAVAQSVARELGIDRVAANVRPEHKEREVARLQEEGRRVAFVGDGVNDAPALARADVGLAIGAGTDVAIASADVILASSDPRSVLSVVELSRESARKMVQNLWWAAGYNLLSVPLAAGVLAPVGFVLPMSVGALLMSASTVVVALNAQLLRRLDLDPARSAQQVLARR, from the coding sequence ATGAGCCACCCCGAGCACGACCACGAGCACGAGCACGACCGACGGGCCGACGGCGGCGATCGGGCGCACGTCGCCGAGGCGTCCCCGACCGCCGAGCGCGACACGACGGCTCCCCCCGGCCACGCAGCGCACGCCGCGCACACGCACCACGCGGGCCACGCGGGCCATACCGGCCACGCCGGGCACGCGGGCCATGCCGACCCCGACGCGCACGCGAGCCACGCCGGCCACGTCGCGCACGACGCGCCCTCGGGCCACGCCGAGCACGCAGGCCACAACGCGCACGCGGACCACGCCGGGCACGCCGGGCACGCCGGGCACGCGGGCCACGGGGACCACGTCGCGGTCTACCGGCGCATGTTCTGGTGGATGCTCGCGCTCGCCGTGCCCACCGTGCTGCTGAGCGGGATGTTCGCGTCGATCGTCGGCTACGCGCTGCCCCAGTGGCCGGGACTCGCGTGGGTCTCGCCCGTGCTCGGCACCGTCATGTACGCGGTCGGCGGCCGGCCGTTCCTCACCGGCGCAGTCGACGAGCTGCGCGCCCGCAAGCCCGGCATGATGCTGCTCATCGGGCTCGCCATCACGGTCGCGTTCATCGCGTCGTGGGCGTCGACGCTCGGGTTCGCCGACCACCACCTCGACTTCTGGTGGGAGCTCGCGCTCCTCATCGTCATCATGCTCCTCGGGCACTGGATCGAGATGCGATCGCTCGCGCAGACCTCGTCGGCGCTCGACTCGCTCGCGGCGCTGCTGCCCGACGAGGCCGAGCGGGTCGTCGACGGCGGCACCGAGCGAGTCGCGCCCGATGCCTTGCGCGTCGACGACCTCGTCGTCGTCCGCCCCGGCTCCCGCGTGCCCGCCGACGGGGTCGTGGTCGACGGGGCCGCGAGCCTCGACGAGTCGATGATCACGGGCGAGTCGCGGCCCGTCGCGCGCGGCGTCGGCGACCGCGTCGTCGCCGGCACCGTCGCGACCGACTCGGGGCTGCGCGTGCGCGTCGACGCCGTGGGCGACGAGACCGCGCTCGCCGGCATCCGCCGCCTCGTCGCCGACGCGCAGGCCTCGACGTCGAAGGCCCAGCGCCTCGCCGACCGCGCGGCCGGCTGGCTCTTCTGGTTCGCGCTCGTCGCCGCTGCGATCACCGCGGCCGCGTGGACGCTCGTCGGGATGCCCGACGACGCGGTCGTGCGCGCCGTCACCGTGCTCGTCATCGCGTGCCCGCACGCGCTCGGCCTCGCGATCCCCCTCGTCGTGTCGATCGCGACCGAGCGGGCGGCGCGCGGCGGCGTGCTCATCGCCGACCGCCTCGCGCTCGAGACGATGCGGCAGGTCGACGTCGTGCTGTTCGACAAGACCGGCACCCTCACCGCGGGCGAGCCCGTCGTCCTCGAGGCCCGGCCCGCCGAGCGCGGACCCGTCGCGGGCGACGCCGACCGGCTGCTCGCGCTCGCGGCCGCCGCCGAGGCGCCGAGCGAGCACCCGCTCGCGCGCGCGATCGTGCGCGCGGCCGACGACGCGCGCCTCGGCGTGCCCGACGCATCCGACTTCGCCTCCTCCCCTGCGGTCGGCGTGACCGCGCGCGTCGAAGGGGCGGGCGTGCGCGTCGGCGGCCCCCACATGCTCGAGGAGGAGGGGCTCGAGGGGCTGCCGGGGCTCGACGAGTGGCGCGCGGAGGGGGCGATCGTGCTGCACGTCGTCGTCGACGGCGCGCTCGCCGGCGCCCTGCGGCTCGCCGACGGCATCCGCCCCGAGTCGCGGGAGGCGGTGGATGCGCTGCACGCGCTCGGCGTCGAGGTCGCGATGGTCACGGGCGACGCCGAGGCGGTCGCGCAGTCGGTCGCGCGCGAGCTCGGCATCGACCGGGTCGCCGCGAACGTGCGCCCCGAGCACAAGGAGCGCGAGGTCGCGCGGCTGCAGGAGGAGGGCCGGCGCGTCGCGTTCGTCGGCGACGGCGTCAACGACGCGCCCGCCCTCGCGCGCGCCGACGTCGGCCTCGCGATCGGCGCGGGCACCGACGTCGCGATCGCGTCGGCCGACGTGATCCTCGCGAGCTCCGACCCGCGGAGCGTGCTCTCGGTCGTCGAGCTCTCGCGCGAGAGCGCGCGCAAGATGGTGCAGAACCTGTGGTGGGCGGCGGGCTACAACCTGCTGTCCGTGCCGCTCGCGGCCGGCGTGCTCGCGCCGGTGGGCTTCGTGCTGCCGATGTCGGTCGGGGCGCTGCTGATGTCGGCGTCGACGGTCGTCGTCGCGCTCAACGCGCAGCTGCTGCGCCGGCTCGACCTCGACCCGGCCCGGTCGGCCCAGCAGGTGCTCGCCCGGCGCTGA
- a CDS encoding NAD(P)/FAD-dependent oxidoreductase: MTSEHRHDEHRHDEHWHDEHRHDVLIIGGGNGGISAAAHLQRRGCRDVGLIDPVDEHVYKPLQHYVGTGIARDDELSRPQADVMPEGVRWYRTRAVAVDPEARAVRCADGTVVRGGDVVLAPGMRIDWDRLPGAAAALETGAAVTTFEAGVLERTRERLTAFGGGRAIFQVHAQPASGLETAFKPLLIATDLWRSTGVLERSDVVLVHEAARLHRVDAIERELRRQLDRRGIEVRLGTRVVAVDGDRIEIEGPAGATVERADLIHLHPPYAAAAVVADSGLDAPSTGGFADVDPETLRHRTHPRIWGIGDAAALGDARTGGALRHQVRVLVRNIRRARAGQPLERYDGYTVAPIATARRSLSFGEYDRSLRVRRSLPVPDEIRSRLVWHLLDRYALPQVYWHRILRGRI; encoded by the coding sequence ATGACGAGCGAGCACCGGCACGACGAGCACCGGCACGACGAGCACTGGCACGACGAGCACCGGCACGACGTCCTGATCATCGGCGGCGGCAACGGCGGCATCTCCGCAGCAGCGCATCTGCAGCGCCGCGGCTGCCGCGACGTGGGCCTCATCGATCCCGTCGACGAGCACGTCTACAAGCCGCTCCAGCACTACGTCGGCACGGGCATCGCGCGCGACGACGAGCTCTCGCGGCCGCAGGCCGACGTCATGCCCGAGGGCGTGCGCTGGTACCGCACGCGCGCCGTCGCGGTCGACCCGGAGGCGCGCGCCGTGCGGTGCGCCGACGGCACGGTCGTGCGCGGCGGCGACGTCGTGCTCGCGCCGGGCATGCGCATCGACTGGGATCGGTTGCCGGGCGCCGCCGCCGCGCTCGAGACCGGCGCCGCGGTCACGACGTTCGAGGCCGGCGTCCTCGAGCGCACGCGCGAGCGGCTCACCGCGTTCGGCGGCGGGCGCGCGATCTTCCAGGTCCACGCGCAGCCCGCCTCGGGGCTCGAGACGGCCTTCAAGCCGCTGCTGATCGCGACCGACCTGTGGCGCTCGACGGGTGTGCTCGAGCGCTCCGACGTCGTGCTCGTCCACGAGGCGGCGCGGCTGCATCGCGTCGACGCGATCGAGCGCGAGCTCCGGCGGCAGCTCGACCGGAGGGGCATCGAGGTGCGGCTCGGCACGCGCGTCGTCGCCGTCGACGGCGACCGGATCGAGATCGAGGGCCCCGCGGGCGCGACCGTCGAGCGCGCCGACCTCATCCACCTGCACCCGCCCTATGCCGCGGCGGCCGTGGTCGCCGACTCCGGTCTCGACGCGCCGTCGACCGGCGGCTTCGCCGACGTCGACCCCGAGACCCTCCGCCACCGCACGCATCCGCGCATCTGGGGCATCGGCGACGCGGCTGCGCTCGGCGACGCGCGCACGGGCGGAGCGCTGCGCCATCAGGTGCGCGTCCTCGTGCGCAACATCCGCCGCGCCCGGGCCGGGCAGCCGCTCGAGCGCTACGACGGCTACACGGTCGCGCCGATCGCGACCGCGCGCCGCAGCCTGTCGTTCGGCGAGTACGACCGGAGCCTGCGCGTGCGGCGCTCGCTGCCCGTGCCCGACGAGATCCGCTCGCGCCTGGTGTGGCACCTGCTCGACCGCTACGCGCTGCCGCAGGTGTACTGGCACCGCATCCTGCGGGGCCGGATCTGA
- a CDS encoding PP2C family protein-serine/threonine phosphatase, with product MTHIGAATGEHATQGPEGRRFAVRWAGLTDTGLRRQHNEDSLVTLPPIFAVADGMGGHSHGDLASKAVADEFGGLGGLETVEPIDVVDALRRATDVIERLGDGEGAAGTTVTGCAFAVHDGAPHFAVFNVGDSRTYAMLGERLTRITVDHSVVQELIDAGLLTEEEAETHPEANVVTRGVGAGIDPVPDYFLLPIMPQLRLLVCSDGLTKEVPDIEIERILWEHEEPAAAADALVAAALDHGGRDNVTVIVVDVTKAPSVDDVDRTVPRTTLRDEETRRS from the coding sequence GTGACCCACATCGGAGCGGCGACAGGCGAGCACGCCACCCAGGGCCCTGAGGGGCGGCGGTTCGCCGTGCGCTGGGCAGGCCTGACCGACACCGGCCTGCGCCGCCAGCACAACGAGGACTCCCTCGTCACGCTGCCGCCGATCTTCGCGGTGGCCGACGGCATGGGCGGCCACTCGCACGGCGATCTCGCGAGCAAGGCCGTCGCCGACGAGTTCGGCGGACTCGGCGGCCTCGAGACGGTCGAGCCGATCGACGTCGTCGACGCGCTGCGTCGCGCGACCGACGTCATCGAGCGCTTGGGCGACGGCGAGGGGGCCGCCGGCACCACCGTCACCGGCTGCGCCTTCGCGGTGCACGACGGCGCGCCGCACTTCGCGGTCTTCAACGTCGGCGACTCGCGCACCTACGCGATGCTCGGCGAGCGCCTCACGCGCATCACCGTCGACCACTCGGTCGTGCAGGAGCTCATCGACGCGGGCCTGCTCACCGAGGAGGAGGCCGAGACCCATCCCGAGGCCAACGTCGTCACGCGCGGCGTGGGCGCCGGCATCGACCCCGTGCCCGACTACTTCCTGCTGCCGATCATGCCCCAGCTGCGGCTGCTCGTGTGCTCCGACGGCCTCACCAAGGAGGTGCCCGACATCGAGATCGAGCGCATCCTGTGGGAGCACGAGGAGCCGGCCGCGGCAGCCGACGCGCTCGTCGCCGCAGCGCTCGACCACGGCGGTCGCGACAACGTGACCGTCATCGTCGTCGACGTCACGAAGGCACCCTCGGTCGACGACGTCGACCGCACGGTGCCGCGGACGACGCTGCGCGACGAGGAGACCAGGCGCAGCTGA
- a CDS encoding serine/threonine-protein kinase — protein MARRLPSAPPVLPGYSHLHVLGTGGYADVFLYEQALPRRPVAVKVLLAELVDEEVRRSFRTEVNLMGRLSSHPGILTVYGASVASDGRPYLVMELANPELGERFRTEPLAPEAALRVAIRVGAAIETAHRSGVLHRDIKPANILTTAFGHPVLSDFGIAGLQHDATEAAGVSVPWAAPEVLRGETGGTVATEVWSLGATIFSLIAGRSPAEQPGRSNDHEALSARITAHELLPSRAIPQPLRRVLDKALAAKPADRYESVQAMLVDLQEVQRELGFDVTPIEVEIDAWAAEPVAEPESDPKDEADALRLRQRRSRRAPGITGSRVDISTSTGRRQPQQPKRFAIGLGIGVASIVVLGIVAVAAMALSSVSQQIPVVSEIAVTPESGRVAFSWPDPGLVATDTYHVRTSTGDALIQGGREFTMTGDAGEQLCITVAVNRDGSTGDPTEACGEPLP, from the coding sequence ATGGCCAGGCGGCTCCCCTCCGCGCCGCCGGTCCTGCCCGGCTACTCGCACCTCCACGTGCTCGGCACGGGCGGGTACGCCGATGTCTTCCTCTACGAGCAGGCGCTGCCGCGCCGGCCGGTCGCCGTGAAGGTGCTGCTCGCCGAGCTCGTCGACGAGGAGGTGCGGCGCTCCTTCCGCACCGAGGTCAACCTCATGGGGCGCCTCTCGTCGCATCCGGGCATCCTCACCGTCTACGGCGCGAGCGTCGCGAGCGACGGCCGCCCGTACCTCGTGATGGAGCTCGCGAACCCCGAGCTCGGCGAGCGCTTCCGCACCGAGCCGCTCGCGCCCGAGGCGGCGCTGCGGGTCGCCATCCGCGTCGGCGCGGCGATCGAGACGGCGCACCGGTCCGGCGTGCTGCATCGCGACATCAAGCCCGCCAACATCCTCACGACGGCGTTCGGCCACCCGGTCCTCAGCGACTTCGGCATCGCCGGGCTGCAGCACGACGCGACCGAGGCCGCGGGCGTCTCGGTCCCGTGGGCCGCGCCCGAGGTGCTGCGCGGCGAGACCGGCGGCACCGTCGCGACGGAGGTGTGGTCGCTCGGCGCGACGATCTTCTCGCTCATCGCCGGGCGCAGCCCCGCCGAGCAGCCCGGCCGGTCGAACGACCACGAGGCCCTCAGCGCCCGCATCACCGCGCACGAGCTGCTGCCGTCGCGCGCGATCCCGCAGCCGCTGCGCCGCGTGCTCGACAAGGCGCTCGCCGCGAAGCCCGCCGACCGCTACGAGAGCGTCCAGGCGATGCTCGTCGACCTGCAGGAGGTGCAGCGCGAGCTCGGCTTCGACGTCACGCCCATCGAGGTCGAGATCGACGCGTGGGCGGCCGAGCCCGTCGCCGAGCCGGAGTCGGACCCCAAGGACGAGGCGGATGCGCTGCGGCTGCGCCAGCGCCGCTCGCGTCGCGCTCCCGGCATCACGGGCAGCCGCGTCGACATCTCCACCTCGACCGGCCGCCGGCAGCCGCAGCAGCCCAAGCGCTTCGCGATCGGCCTCGGCATCGGGGTGGCGAGCATCGTCGTGCTCGGCATCGTCGCGGTCGCGGCCATGGCGCTCTCGAGCGTCTCGCAGCAGATCCCGGTCGTCTCGGAGATCGCCGTGACCCCCGAGTCCGGCCGGGTGGCGTTCAGCTGGCCCGACCCCGGCCTCGTCGCGACCGACACGTACCACGTGCGCACGAGCACGGGTGATGCGCTCATCCAGGGCGGTCGCGAGTTCACGATGACCGGCGACGCAGGCGAGCAGCTGTGCATCACCGTCGCCGTCAACCGCGACGGGTCGACGGGTGATCCCACGGAGGCCTGCGGGGAGCCGCTGCCGTGA